CTCTTCCCTAGGCTCAATTTCTTCAATTACAGCTACTCGCATCGCGGAACCAGTTCCTGAACCAGCCACCATTACTTTATTTGGTATGGGAATAATCGGTTTATGGCTGTTTACTAAGAAGAAACAAACTTGTTGACTGAACGTGTATTTGTTCTGCAGTATGAGGTGAGCTTATTACCTTTATGAAGGTTGGTGTGTTATTGGAAATGCATGGCTTGACTGGAACTACATGATCGACTGAACGGCGCTTGTTGCAATGGCAAGTACTTGAGTTGGCATCACACCCATCACAATAATAGCAATCACCAGCACTACACTTAAGGCCTTGGTGGCAAAGTCAACATCAAGGTCAGAATGACCTTCGGGGTTGTCGCAATAAGCTACTTTTACAACAGAGAGATAGTAGAAGATAGCAATGGCAGTATTGAGGGCTGCCAGGATAACTAAAGTCAGTTGGCCAGCTTTTAATGCCCCAGCCAGCAGCATAAATTTCCCCATAAAACCAACAAACGGCGGAATGCCAGCAAGAGCCAGCATACCAACTGCCATGGTAAAGGCGAGTACCGGTGAACGTTTATGCAGACCGGTAAGGTCTTTTACTGTGACGTTTTCACCACTCTTGCTGACCTTACAGATGACAAGGAAACAGGCCAGATTCATTACCAGATAACCAAAGATGTAATACATTGAGGTGGCATAGCCCAGTTCTTTAAAGGTCAATAAGCCAAGCAGGACGAAACCCGCATGTGCTATTCCTGAAAATCCGAGCATGCGCTTAATATCTGTCTGGACAAGGGCCGAAAGGTTACCATAAAACATTGAGCATATAGCCAGAACAACCATCATATCAACAATAGCGGTTCCATCTGGAGCAGCCATCATAACAACGCGAATCAGGATCGCAACGGCCCCAAGCTTTGGGATAGAAGCGATGAAGGCAGTGGTTTCATTGGAAGCGCCTTCATAAACATCGGGTACCCAGAAGTGGAAGGGGAAGACTGCCAGCTTAAAAAGAAAACCGCACATAACCATGGCAATTCCTGCTATGGCGGCGGGTTCGGTTATCAGTTCTGCGAGTTTGGGAACCATCTGCACAAAATAGGTTGTGCCGGTTATGCCAAATAGATAACTCATGCCAAAGAGCATGATCCCGGTGGCTGTGACGCCAAAAAGAATATATTTGGCAGCAGCCTCCATCTGTGAACGGACGCCA
Above is a window of Desulfobulbaceae bacterium DNA encoding:
- a CDS encoding PEP-CTERM sorting domain-containing protein, whose translation is SSLGSISSITATRIAEPVPEPATITLFGMGIIGLWLFTKKKQTC
- a CDS encoding NADH-quinone oxidoreductase subunit N — protein: MKLMLFAPELLLLLGSLLIFLFSLSDSDGKNAKNASIAVGAGAAILLFTGLNNSGDLFLGAYRVDLFSQLFKLMICLGMTAVLIFGRELKDIDLEVRPEYYLFLILSSLGLMMLVSSIELITLFVALELSSFSLYILVPMRSENHGVRSQMEAAAKYILFGVTATGIMLFGMSYLFGITGTTYFVQMVPKLAELITEPAAIAGIAMVMCGFLFKLAVFPFHFWVPDVYEGASNETTAFIASIPKLGAVAILIRVVMMAAPDGTAIVDMMVVLAICSMFYGNLSALVQTDIKRMLGFSGIAHAGFVLLGLLTFKELGYATSMYYIFGYLVMNLACFLVICKVSKSGENVTVKDLTGLHKRSPVLAFTMAVGMLALAGIPPFVGFMGKFMLLAGALKAGQLTLVILAALNTAIAIFYYLSVVKVAYCDNPEGHSDLDVDFATKALSVVLVIAIIVMGVMPTQVLAIATSAVQSIM